DNA from Felis catus isolate Fca126 chromosome B3, F.catus_Fca126_mat1.0, whole genome shotgun sequence:
TGTTCTTCAAATATCCCCCTCACCAGTTCGATGCGTAGGTAAGTGCCTGTTATCAGTACTCTAGGATCTACGTGTAAGGAGGTCGGGGGCAACGTGCTTTCTGTCTTTTAAGCTGCGATCACGTAAGATGCTACCCAAACATTAAAACGAAGTTTTAAGACAATGTGTATGGTGAATAAGTATATTGTTATAATGCAATATAGCATCTAGCGATTGCAGATCTGAATTTACTGGTATGCAGAGGAGGTCATGTGCTGCATAACAAGGTGATGTAGAAGGTACTTGATGAAAATGACTGGGTCTTTTAACAACCAtggtaagatttttcttttctttttcctacaagATCGATGGAAAAATACCACTAATATTGATATTCCTTGAGGTTGTGACTattacacataacacacacacacacacacacacacacacactggttctAGCTTCTCATTACCTGGGTTTCCTGTAGATTTCCACACTTTCACCCCCATAAGCCAATGCTAAGGATTCCTGGGGTCCCTCTGGTTTTCTCACTTCTGATCTTTCCTAGTGAGGAGaggttatttttgtatttccaggCTTGGGAGCATGAGACCATAAATGTTAAGGGCCGAGGCAGAACTCATCATTCTGTGTGATGATTGTATTGCAGGTTTTACAGACACCTATTTAGGGACAGGTGTGTAGCTGACAAGAAATCACAATGACAAGAGACCCTCTCGCTATTCATCGAGAATCAGACAACAGAGGAAAGACACAAGTGGGATAcgataaagagaaaggaagaaaaaagcctGTAGGGTGGTGGCGAGAAGGGTAACATCTAGTTCTGGAGATGTAGTTCTATGAGACAGGCTACTCTCAGAAATGCATCTGCCCCCAGAAGCCTCACTTTAGAAGgtcatttatattaaaacataGATGATGAAAATAGGCCAGTGTTTGatttgataaatgttttcagGATTTCTCTGCTCTGTGCTAGCCACTGTAGGGAATACAGAGATCCGAATCAAACATAGTTGTTCACAAGTAGAAACTTTATGGttgaggaaaaaaagcaatagtagcataaaaaattaaatagctttagtataaataaataatacgtGTTATTGGGGTACTGGGGCAGCTCatttggctgagtgtctgactcttgaacttgtctcaggtcatgatctcatggttcatgacttcaagcccggtgttgggctctgtgttgacagcacgaagcctgcttgggattctctctctctctccccaccccctcaaaataaataaacttaaaaaaatgtatgtgttatTACTAGGGAGGAGGATAATTCACTGGAAAATTGATGGAACAACTCATGCTTCAAAAATTTAGACTGAGCAACATCACACTTCAGGCCAGCCCAGGAATGTATCAGAGACTAGTAAGTACTGGTCTACAGGAAAGGGAAGGACATCACAAAAACTAGGGTGAAATGAGCAAAAACGCAGAAAGCCAGAAAAATACCATGGTTGTTGGGTAAACATCAGAGGAGGAAATGCGAGATTGGGGTCTAATTCTAGAAATGTAGTTGGAGATCAGATTGTGAAGCCTTGATCACAGACTGAGGTGCTTAACATTTTTATCATAGCTACTAAAAGTGGGTGAGTTCTGTTTCCAGGTAGGCTATAGTGAATGGCAGACCGCATCATTTCCACTTCAACAGCTAAAGATCTGTATaaactatttatttgtttgtttatttattatttatttatttatttatttatttatttatttatttataaatgtttgtttattcttgagagagacagagacagagtgcgagcaggggaggggcagagagtgagggagacacagaatccaaagcaggctccaggctctgagctgtcagcacagagcccgacgtggggctcgaacccacaaatcttgagatcatgacccgagccgaagttggacacttaaccgactgagccacccaggtgcccctgttactattatttttaatgtttatttttgagagagagagagacagagtgcaagcaacggaggggcagagagagacggagacagaatctgaagcagactccaagctctgagctgtcagcacagagcccaacatggggctcgaactcacaagtcataagatcatacctgagctgaagtcagactcaaataattgagccacccaggcccccctatgtataaattttttaactggaaaaaaaaacctttttttaatggcattaGACAGCTGTGAAAGGAAAGAACTAAAATTCCAGAGATGCTGCATGCCTTCCTAGGTGAACTAAGATAGCTGTTTACATCTCTTGGACCATTTGTCAAATCCAGGCCAAGGCTGAAGACTGGGCTTGGCATAAGCAGAAAGACTCTGCTGGGAGAAGGGAATCCAGTGGAGCGCCTGATATGTGGGCTTGAAATGACAAGCTGGAATCTATAAGTCCTCCAGATGTATGGCTGGTTTTCCTTGTGGAGTGTTTGCAGAGTGTTTCAGGGGCATGGTGGGCTAGGAGACTCGGGCAGAAAGAATCCCACAGAAGTATCCCACAGTTGTACTTGGGAGTAGGTGCTTCGGAAACAAAGTCCCACGGAATGAGGGCTCTACCACAAACACACCACAGTTCTTGTCCTTGACACACTTGTATCTAAAGGAAGACCACGTCTAACTAAAAGTGCCTCTGAGCACCAACCTAGCTCAGTTCCTGATTGGATCAAGGTGATCGGCCTAACACTGAAAAAAGCAAGCTTTCTCCTGTTGAAAATAACATTGATTTCAATGTCTATGGCTTTCTTATATGTGACATCTAGCACTTGGTAAAATATGAGACCTAAGAAGAACCAGAATATATTTGGAGATATGGTCAAGAAATttccaaaactgatgaaagaaccaagccacagattcaagaagctcaacaaatccccaaatagataaatacaaagaataccACAGCTAGGCAATTATCatcaaacttctgaaaatgaaGCGAAGATGAATTCTTAAAAGTAGCAAAACTATACattattcacaaaaagaaaaatcagaaacataCCTAACTTTTCATCTGAACCTATGGAATCCAGAAGATAATGGGATGACATCtttaaagtgttgaaaggaaaaaaagaaccaataactTTAAACCCAATGAATCCCAGATTTTTACatctaatgaaaatatatttcaaaaaatatggcaaaataaaaaattttttggaaaacaacaacaacagcaacaaactcAAAGAATCTGTTAGTAACAGACCCATACTACAAAAAGTAGTAAAGAATTTCTTTGGGTGGAAGGAACATGATTCTAGAGGGCAGCATGAAACGCAGGAAGGAATGAAACACACAGAAAGGTTAACTATGTGGGTAAATATAAGAGAATACCGACCTTTCAAAGTcacaataataattatattatgtatttttatataaatatggaagtaaaatatagCACAAAAGACAGCATGAGGGTGTAAATGGCATTAAACTGTTGAAAGTTTCTTCCACTGTTCTAGAAGGGGTAAAAATATCAATTTAAGGTCAAGTAGGTCCAAAAGATCCCCTAATAGgacaaaaatgcattttcattctaaaaatatgtgaagtttgggacacctgggtgactcaatcggctaagggtctgactttggcccaggtcatcatctcactgcTCGTAAGtctgagtcccacgtcaggctctgtgctgacagctcagagcctggagcctgctttggattgtgtgtctccctctgtctctctgcccctccccactcactctctctctctctctctctctctctctctctctctctcaaaaaataaacattaaaaaaatttttttaaaaatacacgaAGTTATAATTAAAGTGctaatggagaaaatggaataataaaaatacccTTTATCTAAAACAAGGCAGAAAATAAGGGGTAAGGGAACAAAGGACATGTGGGAACAATCAAAAGCAAACAACAATATAGTCAACTTAAACTCAACTAGACCATTCACTACATTaagtgtaaatgaaataaaatttcaattaacaCTTCAAgattgatttttcagtttgagCATACTAAGTTTCAGTTTACCTCTTGAAATAGGGATATCTAGTAGAAAGATATATATGTGGGTTTGGTGTTTGAAAGGAAGTCTGGAATGGAGATTCACTTCTGGAAATCATCAGCTTCCAGGTAGTATTAAAACCATGGGACTTCTTTGATGATATACAGATTGAGAAAGAAATGCTCAGGATGGAGCTCCCTGGCTTTGTAAAAGTTGTTTCCAAGTCCTTGGTGCCATAAGATGCCACAGGGAACAGGTTCCAAAGTACCAAGGAAAAGAACTAGCATGTGCAACTCAGGACTTTTGTTCTCAAAGAGGAACCTAGAACAGCTCATTATATAAGGATGGGGATGGAGCTCTACATTCAAACATGGATGGTGGGCAAACACATGGATGTAAAGCTGATCAGAAGAGAGCAAGTGGCTAGAAATCAAAAGAATGAGCAGAGGAAACAGAATTTCCCTTATCTAACCAGGGCAATACCGCAGTTGCCAAAGGACCAGACTGCACTGTTAGATATGCATGGCACTACATTTGTCCTTTCTATCAGTGTCACAAGACATGAAAAATagattatattaataaatattacgTTTTAAAGGTGTTGCTTGAACATTATCAATAAATACTCCAGAATGAACAATCAATATTCCATGCATATGAGCATAGGCCTATgtataaaaggaaaatcaattttCTGCAGTTATCTGCAACCGATATCCATGGTAATGTGTGCTGTGAAGTCTTGTGTTTCGGTCTCCAAATTCTTGCTTCCCTTTTGAAAACTGAAGCTCGTTTGGCAAGGGAGAACTACCCTCTtctatttagtttcttttttcttttttgaaattaacATCTTTTTCTCAGTCATTTTGGCAGCAAGGTCGAACTACAGACCTTCAATAGCACCCTACGATTTCCTTCTAGTTTGTGAAAAAGTGTTATAATTTTATACTTGACATTGCAAACAACAGAGATTCGTTCATGGTGCCTCAAGGAAAAGAGAGTTTCCCGTGACCTGGTAGCGGAAAGCCATCGGGTACAGAGGAAGCTTGAGGGCGGAgctactccctccctcccccctctctgccagAGCCCCATGGGTTCTATTACAGCCTCTTCACTTCTCTGCATGCATCTGCTCTGACTGCCACTCTACTACCTGGGCTCCTCTGTCTACTTATCAATTCTGTTGCCCTACAGGTGGATTTTGAAGTCTTCGGCTTACCATAGCTCTCCAATTCTATCCACTACATGGCATCCTTGTAGATTCATCTCTCGCTTTTATCTGGCTCCATGTTTTCAAATTTGGGTTCACAAGGACAAGAATTGCTTACCCAGCTCGTCTCTTCTGGCCAGGCTGTTTTCTAGATCCCTACTAGCCCACAGATGATCTGCTCTCAGGCCAGGCATCCACTCTCATCCAAACACCAGTACTTGATGAGATGGAAGTGATCGTTTGGTCCCAAAGTTGGCCACTGTGGCAGAACTGTTTGTGAATGAGGAATTCCTCTCTCCAAAGGAGGTATCCCCATAAAAAGCATTTGAGTTTTGGCCTTTCCAATAGACACTGCATGGACTGTGGCCTAGACTCTTATATGTTAGCTTGTATGACTTCTGTCTTTTATAAATTAGTCTTCAGTGTACATCTTTTTTGGGTAAGGTCAATtccacagtatttcttttttttaatgttcatttttgagagacagagacagagcatgagcaggggaggggcagagagaggaaggcacagaatccgaagcaggctccaggctccgagctgtcagcacagagcccaacgcggggcttgaactcatgagctgtgagatcatggcctgagctgaagtcggacgttcaaccgactgagccacccaggcaccccattttccACAGTGTTTCTTATCTTACTACCTTTCTCatctagaaatagaaaaactaaataaCCCTCAGTTGAAATGTAAGTACTTCAGTTTCCCATCCATGGTCTAGGTAGGCTGCAAGAAGCAGAATTTAGGCATTTAACGCTAAATCTCAGACTTAGCTCTGAGGTTCACTTGTAAATTCTACATACAGTTTCTGACATGTTTGAAAGCACTCATTTCAGGCCTCTGGCCTCTAGATGGCCCCCTATCTTTGGGGAATGACGTGAAGTCCATTTCCTGAGAAGTTAAAGTTGAATCCGATGAACTTTCTGGGATAGTACAAGTTATTCTGTATCTTTGCTCAGGGAGTCCTGTTCCTAAAGTATAATGGAattgaaattctctctcctttgAGGAGTCCCTCCGAAACCAAGGAATAACACCCACGTCACTTTTGCCCACACATCGGGGCCTTTGATTTCATGTTAATCCCTAGATTTTATggtttcctttagcatttcttgagTTATAGTGAAAACCCCAAGCAGTTCCTGGAAAACACAACCATAATCTCCTAAACTCTGCCTTTATCCAAAACACAGGCTTTCAAAAACTATCAACAATCCGGCTCAGATGTTCCATTCCCTTTTTGCGTATTCAGGTAAGTCTAGAAGTAGAAAGTTATATGTACCAAAGTGGGATGATAGAAGAGGCAGGTGAACATGAAGAAGAGACAAACCAGGGGAACCTGAGCAACTTCATACTCGATTATTGTCCAGatttatgaaggaaatgaaaagatgtttggCAATGAGAGAAGTAAGCGAGCCATGATTTTTAGAAGATGGttgttttcttcagtattttaagatgctctcttttttattttcaagatgatTACAGAGCTTGGGACATTCAGAAAACGGACCTTTATAAACCAGAGCAAACTTATCATCCCCCCGCCGTGAAATTTGGAAATTCAACTACGTTTCAGGATGATTATGTTCCTCGGGAGATACAGCCTCGGCAAAGCTTTAAACCCAGCCCTGTGATCAAACGTTCTACCGTCCCTTTTAATGGTGACACAAGTCACCGCCTTGACTATGTACCTTATCAGCTAGAATTCAAGTTTTCAAGGCCAAAAGAGGTTTACAAGCCAACCGCCCAACCCTTTGAGGATCTCACAACTCACCGGTATGACTTTCAGGGCCTTGTTGGCGAATCTGCCAAACTCTGCAGACCTCCATACACCAGAGTGACCCAAAATGCTCATTTTGAAGGAAGCACCGAATTCCGCGAAAGCTTTCAACCATGGGAAATCCCACCACCTGCAGTCAAGAAAACACCAGAGTATGTCCCTCCCCCAGGCACCATGCAGTTAAACAGCACAAGCCATCTTGACTACGTTCCCTATCAGACCAAACGTGTTGTTCCCATCAGGCCAGtctctcagaaaagaaataacaacttTCCTTTTCAAGGAAAAAGCACCACAAAGGAAGATTTTCCAGCCTGGGAAAGCTGTCGTCAAGGACTTATTAAGAAGCAGCAGCAGATTCCCAACCCATCTGGAAAATTTGATGGTTGGACCACTTTCAGGTCTCACTATGTGCCACATGAGCTGAATCCAACACAGAGCTGCAAACCCGTGCACGCTCCCGTGAAGAGTTCTGCTCCATTCGATGACACAACCATGTACTGTCTAGAGTACACACCAAAGAAGCGGGAAATCTGCCCCGCTAGCTTTCCCTCTCCTCCGGGTTATatctttgaaaacacaaattctCGAGGTCATCGCTTCTTCCGCAAGATCACACCCACGGTGGAGGCCTCCTAATCATCAAACCACGTTTGAAAGGAAGCTAACAGGATATTGGTTTTCTAAAGGCAAAGCCAATTTTTTTGGTAGTGAAAATAATTGAGGGGAGAggtaaaagaaatcattttaaaagtttaaacaagaaaactggaaaattactTATGGGAAGTGAGGcccttaaaatctattttgtattGATCTCTCACCAAGATTGTTCTCTACTCTGCTATTCTGAAAATTGAATAACGGGCATTCCCACCTGAACTATTTTGATCCCCAACCTACCGTTTGGTCGCTTGTCTCTGATCGATTATCCTTTACACTTATGCTTTTAATTAAGACAATTACATGGTCACTCACAACCTGGTTATCATGTGTCAAGTGCACTGGGACCGTCCAGCACACCTCTGACCACGACACGTGGATTCCTCATCCGGGACGACGGTCTTCATCTCAGACTTGGGATGACTACACTGCTCCTCACCATGCTCAAGTCCGTAAGAGGAGCTGCCGTGTGACCAGCAATGGCTCTGCGCACGGGGAATCAAGGCTCTGAGTTCGGGTTCCAGTGACAACAGTTTCTATTTGCGACACCCTAGGCCAGTGACGGGTGTCTCTGAGCCCCAGCGTCCCCATGTGTAAAAGGACATTTGCTCTGCTCAGCTCACAAACATCGTTTCGAGCATCAGGGCAGATGGTTCATCGAAACCCAAAAGTCAAAGTGCCAAACAAGTGTCAGAGATTGTTACGAAGTCCCTCAATCTCTCTTTTGAacctgctttctccttttccaaaCGAGGGTCATTACCTCCTCAACACTCACTTTCTGGCCGGAGGCAAGGATTGGAAAATGACCAAATTTGCTTTGAGCTTATGAGGAGTAAGCTTTCTGAGTCTTGTCCTCAACCAAGCGCCTGAGAACCCGTTACAGAGCATAGAGAGCTTGGACTAGGAGAGTCACGTGGTTTGAAAGACAGTATTTGTAGGAAGGAAAACACTGTGTGTTCGAGTAGTTTTAGGAATGACCGATGGCTCTGAAGAATCTTCAGGGTAACCCCGGGTCATGACGTACCTAATTGCCATGCCTGGAGTCATGGTTCAGAAGCAGCAGCAGGCTCAGTCTGGGGCATAATTATGTCCTTCTCCAGCGTGAGCTAAGCGctaagaagggagggaaagaatgatGTCAGTGCGTGAAGCAGAAAGAACATATTGCATTTATAAATGCTGAAAATTTCCTAACGAATTAaactcctgtttttattttttccttgcttgGTGATTGCATTAGGGGAGAGTATGATTTATCACGAAGTGTAGTCTTTTGTAGCTTTAGAATTCTTTCAAACTATGTGCTTGAGAATAGGTCCACCAGTGTTTGgttcaaatgtttatttgaaagtaGCTCGTGTGTATGTACGTTTGTATTGATTAGTGAAAATTATGACCTGTAGAATTCTGTATTTATGCAACATTAATAAAGCAtcaataaaatgcattttcatgAAGTCATTTCTGCACAAAATTTTCTCTGGAAAAGAGGCCTTTGTCATGAGCTCTTACCTAGGTTAACCTGTACATAACTAGATATTCTTACCTTTGTAATAAAAAACATGATTATatactcaaaatgaaaaaattagaaaatatgataGCACTCTCATCCTGGCCCAT
Protein-coding regions in this window:
- the SAXO2 gene encoding stabilizer of axonemal microtubules 2 isoform X1, which gives rise to MRSWCLCQICTCGRHHCPHGTTRIYENSGTSCPTTEYLEKYPTYGNVPPPQSLKPKQEFRACRGKMEGITTFKSDYRPYEIVKQPRQVPEEYKPKQGEIDLGTTYKRDFNSYKAQPVAIVRPLERQQAKQGKLDTVPTYKDDYRAWDIQKTDLYKPEQTYHPPAVKFGNSTTFQDDYVPREIQPRQSFKPSPVIKRSTVPFNGDTSHRLDYVPYQLEFKFSRPKEVYKPTAQPFEDLTTHRYDFQGLVGESAKLCRPPYTRVTQNAHFEGSTEFRESFQPWEIPPPAVKKTPEYVPPPGTMQLNSTSHLDYVPYQTKRVVPIRPVSQKRNNNFPFQGKSTTKEDFPAWESCRQGLIKKQQQIPNPSGKFDGWTTFRSHYVPHELNPTQSCKPVHAPVKSSAPFDDTTMYCLEYTPKKREICPASFPSPPGYIFENTNSRGHRFFRKITPTVEAS
- the SAXO2 gene encoding stabilizer of axonemal microtubules 2 isoform X2; this encodes MFHSLFAYSDDYRAWDIQKTDLYKPEQTYHPPAVKFGNSTTFQDDYVPREIQPRQSFKPSPVIKRSTVPFNGDTSHRLDYVPYQLEFKFSRPKEVYKPTAQPFEDLTTHRYDFQGLVGESAKLCRPPYTRVTQNAHFEGSTEFRESFQPWEIPPPAVKKTPEYVPPPGTMQLNSTSHLDYVPYQTKRVVPIRPVSQKRNNNFPFQGKSTTKEDFPAWESCRQGLIKKQQQIPNPSGKFDGWTTFRSHYVPHELNPTQSCKPVHAPVKSSAPFDDTTMYCLEYTPKKREICPASFPSPPGYIFENTNSRGHRFFRKITPTVEAS